The Tenuifilum thalassicum genome includes the window GTTTATACGAGGCTCCTGTGAATCCAAATGTCAGTGTAAATACGGATGTAGTAGGAGTTAATGAGGCAGCCACAATTATTTTTCAAAAGTGTAAGGAGTGGTTGCAAGATCGATAATGAAAATTCTAAATTATTATTAAGATATGAGCGAAAAGGTACCAATCAATCATTTACGTGAATTAGAGTCCGAAGCAATTTTTGTAATTCGCGAAGTGGTTGCTCAGTTTGAAAATCCAGTAATGCTATTTAGTGGTGGAAAGGATTCCATTGTGATGTATCATCTGGCAAGGAAAGCTTTTTATCCTGCCAAAGTTCCATTCCCCCTAATGCATATCGATACTGGCCATAATTTTCAGGAAACTCTAGATTTTAGGGATTGGTTAGTTAAAGAAACTGGCGTTCAGCTAATTGTTAGGTATGTTCAGGATTCCATTGATCAAGGAAGAGTGGTTGAGGAAACAGGATACAATGCAAGTAGAAACAAGTTACAAACCGTTACCTTACTTGATGCAATAGAGGAGCTTAAAATCGATTGCGCTATGGGAGGTGGACGTCGCGACGAGGAAAAGGCTCGAGCTAAGGAAAGATTCTTCTCGCATCGCGATGAGTTTGGACAGTGGGATCCTAAAAACCAACGCCCAGAGTTATGGAACCTATTTAATGGCCGTAAAAATATAGGAGAGCATTTTAGAGTTTTCCCTATAAGCAACTGGACTGAAATGGATGTTTGGCAGTATATTTTGCTCGAGAATATTGCTATCCCATCACTTTACTTCTCTCACGAACGTGAGGTTTTTGAGCGTGATGGCGTGCTGTATGCCAAAAGCCCATACATTAAAATGAAAGATACCGAGAAGGTTGAAAAACGAATTGTGCGGTTTAGGACCATCGGTGATGCAACATGTACAGGAGCTATTGAGTCTAAAGCAAATTCTGTAGAAGACATTATTCGTGAGGTTGCTGCAACTAGAATTACAGAACGTGGTGGCAGGGCCGATGACAAACGCTCTGAAGCAGCAATGGAGGATAGAAAAATTGAAGGTTATTTTTAGGATTTTAATTGTTAATTGAAATGGAAGAAAAAACTATAGAACGTTCATACCTTGATATGGAGCTTTTACGTTTCACTACTGCTGGTAGTGTTGACGACGGTAAAAGTACTCTGATTGGTCGCTTACTTTACGACTCTAAAGCTATTTTTCAGGATCAGCTTGAAGCAATTGAGCGGGCTAGTATAAAAAAGGGCGAAGAGTATGTTAATCTTGCCCTTCTTACAGATGGTTTAAGGGCTGAACGTGAACAAGGTATTACTATCGATGTTGCTTATAGGTATTTTCATACACCAAAGCGCAAGTTCATTATTGCCGATACCCCTGGGCATGTTCAGTATACCCGTAACATGGTAACTGGTGCATCAACTGCCAATGCAGCGGTAATACTTGTTGATGCTCGTCATGGTGTTATTGAGCAAACTATAAGGCACGCGTATATCGCTTCGCTTTTAAGGATCCCTCATGTTATCGTTTGTGTGAACAAGATGGATTTGGTTGAATTCAAACAGGAAGTTTTCGATGAAATTCAACAAAAGTTTCATGAGTTCTCCTCGCATCTCGATTTACATGATGTACGTTTTATTCCCATTAGCGCCCTTTTGGGCGATAATGTAGTTGAGCGATCAAAAAATATGGACTGGTATCAAGGTCCAACACTATTATATCTGCTAGAGAACCTTTACATTTCAAATGATTATAATCAGCTCGATGCTCGTTTTCCTGTTCAGTATGTTATTCGACCTCAATCAACCGAATATCACGATTACAGAGGCTATGCTGGAAGGATGGCTAGCGGTACTTTCCGTGTAGGGGATAGGGTGAAGGTGTTGCCTTCTGGGTTCACAACCACAATTAAGGGCATCGATTTTTGGACCGATCATCTTGACTCGATAACTGCTCCCCAGTCTGGTACAATATTGTTAGAGGATGATCT containing:
- the cysD gene encoding sulfate adenylyltransferase subunit CysD, whose translation is MSEKVPINHLRELESEAIFVIREVVAQFENPVMLFSGGKDSIVMYHLARKAFYPAKVPFPLMHIDTGHNFQETLDFRDWLVKETGVQLIVRYVQDSIDQGRVVEETGYNASRNKLQTVTLLDAIEELKIDCAMGGGRRDEEKARAKERFFSHRDEFGQWDPKNQRPELWNLFNGRKNIGEHFRVFPISNWTEMDVWQYILLENIAIPSLYFSHEREVFERDGVLYAKSPYIKMKDTEKVEKRIVRFRTIGDATCTGAIESKANSVEDIIREVAATRITERGGRADDKRSEAAMEDRKIEGYF
- a CDS encoding sulfate adenylyltransferase subunit 1, with protein sequence MEEKTIERSYLDMELLRFTTAGSVDDGKSTLIGRLLYDSKAIFQDQLEAIERASIKKGEEYVNLALLTDGLRAEREQGITIDVAYRYFHTPKRKFIIADTPGHVQYTRNMVTGASTANAAVILVDARHGVIEQTIRHAYIASLLRIPHVIVCVNKMDLVEFKQEVFDEIQQKFHEFSSHLDLHDVRFIPISALLGDNVVERSKNMDWYQGPTLLYLLENLYISNDYNQLDARFPVQYVIRPQSTEYHDYRGYAGRMASGTFRVGDRVKVLPSGFTTTIKGIDFWTDHLDSITAPQSGTILLEDDLDVSRGCMIIPEENGIKQGQDVELMICWLGDKPMVPGGKYALKHTTNDLRCMIKEVKYKVNINTLEKDYTDKAIGMNDIACISIRTTKPLFYDSYRVNRVTGSLILIDEATNVTVGAGMII